The DNA region TCCTGGGTGAACTTTAAGACACTGCAGAGTAGGAAGCTCATAACTGGGGTGAGAAAAGGGCTGTGTTTCCATGGGAAGGGGGTGCCCATAACAGGACTAGCCCCACGGAGAGCCACAGCAGAGTCCCAGCAGACTGTTCCAGAGGGGTGGACAAATCTGCACACCCTCAAGTCACCCTGAGCTCACCCCATTCACACTACGCCCAGGGCCTCTCTGCTAACAGAAGGCTGTGGAAGACTGGGCAACTGGGGGAACTGGGTACACACCCTAGAGTCTGTCCCCAAGGACTGAAGAATCCAGGACATGGCAAGGGAGGGTGTGTCCCGATACCACTGTTCTGGCTCCATAAGGGACACAAGCCTTGGAAACTGCAAGGGTGGGGGCCCCTGGGGAAACAAAGGCCAGACCAGACAGTCCCAGGGCAGGGACACTTCCTCAGGCAGCCAGCAGGAAGGAAGTGAACACAGCCCAGTGGAAGGGAGTGGAAGAGCCCTGCTCTGACCCCCATTGTTTCTACAGCTTTGGGGTCAGCTGGGGCAGGCTGAACACAGGGAGTTCCCCCACACTGGAACAGTGGTGACGGGACATAGGATGCCATCTGGCATGGCAGAACGCTGGCCCCGGGGCAGTAAGGGGTGGGGGCAAAACAGAGGATGACAGGGCCTTATGTCTGGCATCTTATCAGGAAAGTGGGAAGGTGCCCAAAGAAGAACTATGAATGCTGCACAGGATGATCCCGCTCCAGATGTGACAAATTTAAGCCTCCAAAAGACTGGCAGGCCAACTTCCCAGACCAAGAAGCCTGTGTCCCTCAGCTCCCTCTTCCCTAACTGGAAGTTGGGCTGATGGCCAAGAGCCAAGCCTAGCAGGGAACCAGCCTTCTAGCAGGACCTGAGAAGTGTAGGCTGAATGTACACAGGGGGCAGCTGGAGGTGAGAACACAGGGTCAGCAGGGAACAGAAAAAGTACTAGGTGGGTGAATTCTTCCTGATGGAACAGAAGCCCCAGACCCACTCTCCTGGTAGTATCCACAGGCAGTCCTGGGAGGCAGCAGGTGGGTTTGGGCTACATAGCCTGGCAGAAGGCCAAGGGCATGGTGGCACCCATCTGATTGCTGTCCACTTAAGATGGGTCTTGGGGGTCCATGAGGTTTGGGTTGCGACCTCATGTGGGGTCAGCTGGCACTGCTGGGGGCAGGACAGCTGTTCCAGAACTACCTGAGGTCATGCTCTCACCTCAGGTCAGGCAGATGGGGCCAATCCCTAGTGAAGCACCCCAAAGCCTTCCAATTCCAGGGGTCCCCACCTATTAAACACAACAGAGGAGTGGCCTTCCATTCTGAGAGGCCCTGCAGTGAGGGCTGTGTGAATACACTGCCACCTGCTGGTCACAGCTGGGATGGCCACAAGCTGGGCTCAGGCTTACGCTGAGTCTTGATGATAACGATAGATGGGAGCCACCAGAGTGGCCCAGTCTAGACACTGGATGTCACAGCAGATGCCACTCTTGTATGCAGGGtctacaaataattttattgaaaCTAAACAAATAACACAACAGCCTTCTTAGATTGGGGGCCGCCCTTCCCAAGCCATTTCCCACACTCTTAAAAGCACAGAGCTTGCacagaaaggaattaaaaaaaaagtcattttgatGTAGAAATCAGACTCTGCCCCAACATCATGGACTAGACTATTTACAAACTTTCACATTTTAAGTATTCCTTTATGGTTGatctctcctttctgtctctaccCAGGGGCTCCAGTACCTTCCACTGACTGATCCTGGGGGACGGGTATACTGTAGGGACAGGGGTGGTGGGCTCCTCACAGCTACTGGCACCAGCCCCAGCGGTGCTGTCCTTCACCAAAGGGTGGCAGATGGTCTCCTCCCTatggcaggggtgtgtgtgtgtcgggggtgggggggctggtaCAAAGGCAAGGAGGATGAGACAAAGTAGGTGGGTTAGGGCAATTCCCCATAGGCACAGGCATCATAGCGCTTCCTGATCCTGTCTTATGCCCTCTCAGccgggggtgtgtgtggggggcaacAAGTAGTTGCAATGGGGAGGGATCAGTCCAGCCCTGGGTGGAGGGAGAATCCTCTCACACCAGTCCCATCTCCATTAACAGCCAGAAAACTGTCCATCCATCTGGGAGTGGGAACAGATGAGCAGGTAGGCAGGAAGAATCAGGCTTGCACTGCCCCCCACCTCTGTCCAACACAGGAGGAATCGAGGTAGCAAACGGCTGAAATGCTCCAACAAGGGGGTAAGGGAAATGAGGGAAAGGAAGTTCCCACTTGCATACAGCTCCCACAGCCCAGGGGCTGGAAGAAGGCAGACCTTGCTTGTAAAGTGCTGTAGCCCCTAGCAGGGCTGGGCCCTAGGCAAGCTTGGAAGAAAGCAGGCCAGGCAAGGGTGCAGGAACCAGGCATTCCTGACCAGCATATGCCCTGCCATGCTGCTTCTAGGGATTGCTGGGGAAGGTGGGCTGGTAACTCTGCCATTAGCCCTCGCCAGCTACCAGCCACCTCTTGTCCACATATAAACCAACACCCAACCAACACTGCAGGACTGCCCCGCTCACAGCTGAAGCTTCCAGGCCAATGCAGTTTATTCAGGGTTGTGGCCCCAGCTTAGGTTCCTTAATGGAAgccacaccttgagcctgggggtTTCTTGCTGGGGTAGGGAGTGCTtatgcctgccactccccaggCTCACACCTCATAGAGGATCACAGGAAAATCCACGTGGATGCGGGGAGGATCCAGCTTCACGATGCCCTGCCATGGAAACAGAGGCTAGTGAGGGCCAGCTCCTCCCCCAAGAGCCCCCACCATGACAGCAGACCACATGTGGGTCTACCTCCGCACACTCAACATAGGCTCTGTGACCACTGCCCGGCCCCTCACCTGAGGAATCAGGTTCTTATGCACCCGCCTCAACTTGGCCCGCTTCTGCCCGTTCTTGGTGACGATTGTCTCCTCGTAGAACTCGTGAGCCAGATCCCCATCCTCATCATAGAACATGGAGctgtatggagagagagagaacgggctgggctggagccccaCCCGGTCATGGCAAATGACCAGACTACAAGAAAGTGTGCCCACCTCCAAATGGGGAGGAACAACGTTGGTGGAGGGAAAAAGGATAATAATGCCTGAAGAATCCCTTGTTTAGGGCTTGGGGTCTACTAGAAGGAAATGGGGAGTGGGATGGTAGCCAGCTGTCAGTCTCCAAGAAGAGAGATCATATCAGAGCACATTGTCACGGCAGCCAAGGCCAGTTCTCATCACTGGTTTGTTCAGCAAAAGCAGCCATTCCAACATCAGGCCCTTGCCTTCATCCAGGACTTCTACTGTGGACAGCATGATGGCCTGGGCATGTGTCTCATTCCAGAAGATGCTGCTGGCCCTGGGCCAACCTGAGATGGCAGATGCCTGAGCTAGGAGGGAGTCTAAAGAGAAAAAGGTTGaatcctccccacccaccccaggtgGCTGGTGTAGCCAAACTACCACTGCTGGGTCTCCCTAGTATCTACAGCCAAATCTCCAGCATCACCTGAGTACAATTTCCCCTGGGCCCACCACGGGCATGCCAATATGGTGCTCCTGTCTGGACCcgtggaaagagaagggaggttAGTGCTCCAGACCTGGAGAACATACCTGGGTGAGGGTCTTTTTACCCAGGTTCCATCTTCAACACTAGGGCCCAGTCCTACTTTCCTGGCTACTACCCTCAGAGGTCCAACCCCACCACGGTGGGGAACGGAAACAACCAAAAGAGAGTTAATTTTTCCCTTGGGAGAATTAGGGGAGAGGGAGGCTAGGAGCCTTCAACTTTCATGCTGGGCTGGaagggatgaaagaaagaaatcctgaagTCTCAGGGAGGCTTTATCTCAGCTTTACCGTGCAGAGGGCCTGCCCATGGACAAGCCTCAGACCCACTCTTCCCCTAGGGAGACCTTCAAAGCAGCCAGGTCGCCAGGAATCTACTGCTCTGCTTTCCCCACCCCTTGCTCTCACGGGGGCCCGAAACATGGGACGACTCCTGGCTCG from Ursus arctos isolate Adak ecotype North America unplaced genomic scaffold, UrsArc2.0 scaffold_14, whole genome shotgun sequence includes:
- the TUSC2 gene encoding tumor suppressor candidate 2; the protein is MGASGSKARGLWPFASAAGGGGPESAVAEQALVRPRGRVVPPFVFTRRGSMFYDEDGDLAHEFYEETIVTKNGQKRAKLRRVHKNLIPQGIVKLDPPRIHVDFPVILYEV